The proteins below come from a single Tenuifilum thalassicum genomic window:
- a CDS encoding sensor histidine kinase, translating to MTSKRKKLTHLSKLFCLRAILLLVFICFVVQGYSQFDPVYKRFTVNDGLAGNETYHIFQDSKGYIWIATNNGVSLFDGYNFKNFDVQTGLVDNIVFEIYEDYKGRIWFVPFSCELCYYENGKIHVYPFNYKIRQHMPTKSRGPLKLSFYVDTLDNVYLGVKNYGIMHINPEGIFKKLNVDEDTKIIFNEISSNKILITTNEKTNSKDLLIHSNKQNVKISLENIIKINTPIYTYAIKDTDSTIYASFEGTLVYFENNRPKWIDKSTSNIIWLSKDDEYLFVSDFNGGIKFSPISNKNSFRPKKILKNFQITSVIKDTEGAYWLSTLNNGIIYIPDIHIQTITKENGISDIRVKAVYEKGENIYLGYQMGWVDVIRNGKISKINLLKNSGNASFVRSFLGDEKNDKLWICSFGHLGYLQNDKFHVIKDKNTIYPRKIIKSRIGNYYWVATANGIIKVENDKVVYDSRNDGFSAMALAIEEDDQGDIWFLTYNGLWKYANKLYQFMGDIDPLLAYSGSSVLYNPYNETLWIGTNGAGIVILEKNGKTSQISKNEGLISNSITQIEFRNGRYWVGTRQGLSVITSHKEGFKIQNITKSDGIISNDISALYITDSLAYIGTSEGLSIIDINKFSPNTTPPKVYITSIETPDSASNFVPDTLPLKYDTKYALISFNGIAYKNMGRIPYRYRLLGLDSNWVYTSSTQCLYSVLKPGKLKFEVQAQNSNGIWGPTSSMLIIVNSPIWQKIWFIALFAIIFSLLLYLVYYYRMSELKKRNALLNNINLYKQQSLRQQMNPHFIFNTLNSIQYYILEKDTISSHKYLTKFARLMRFTLDNSLHSAIPLRDELDTLKLYLELEALRLQGKFTYTIDYDNNESILEVKIPTLMIQPFVENAIWHGIMLKPDKSGHVQINIRDIGDSVLCTIEDDGVGREYAKKIREESNKNHKSRGFQITQQRIDLLNSMYGQKFNIRIVDLYDKNGKPTGTKVSLNIPKNLENT from the coding sequence ATGACTAGCAAAAGAAAAAAACTTACTCATCTATCTAAATTATTTTGCTTAAGAGCGATATTGCTCTTGGTATTTATTTGCTTCGTTGTTCAAGGCTATTCTCAGTTCGACCCAGTTTACAAAAGATTTACCGTTAATGACGGTTTAGCAGGCAATGAAACCTACCACATCTTTCAGGATTCAAAAGGATATATCTGGATTGCCACAAATAATGGGGTAAGTTTATTTGACGGATACAACTTTAAAAATTTTGATGTACAAACAGGCTTAGTCGATAATATTGTATTTGAGATTTACGAAGATTACAAAGGTCGTATCTGGTTTGTCCCTTTCTCGTGCGAGTTGTGCTACTATGAAAATGGGAAAATACACGTTTACCCGTTTAACTACAAAATTAGGCAACACATGCCTACCAAATCGAGGGGCCCTTTAAAACTTTCATTTTATGTTGACACCCTTGACAATGTTTACCTTGGAGTAAAGAATTATGGCATAATGCATATTAACCCAGAAGGAATTTTCAAAAAGCTCAACGTAGATGAAGATACAAAGATTATATTTAACGAAATATCTAGCAATAAGATTTTAATTACAACCAATGAAAAAACAAATAGCAAGGATTTATTAATTCATTCCAACAAACAAAATGTAAAAATTTCTTTAGAAAACATCATCAAAATAAATACACCAATATACACTTACGCCATAAAAGATACTGATTCAACAATTTACGCATCATTCGAAGGTACACTTGTTTATTTTGAGAACAATCGCCCCAAATGGATTGATAAATCAACATCAAACATCATTTGGCTGAGCAAGGATGACGAATATCTATTTGTTAGCGATTTTAATGGAGGAATAAAATTCTCCCCCATTTCAAATAAAAATTCCTTTCGACCGAAAAAGATCTTAAAAAACTTTCAAATAACCTCAGTTATTAAAGATACAGAGGGAGCTTATTGGTTATCGACTTTAAATAACGGAATAATTTACATCCCCGATATACATATTCAAACCATCACCAAAGAAAATGGGATAAGCGACATAAGGGTTAAAGCTGTTTATGAGAAGGGCGAAAATATTTATTTAGGCTACCAGATGGGATGGGTTGATGTTATCAGAAATGGAAAAATAAGCAAAATAAACCTACTGAAAAACTCAGGTAACGCATCATTCGTTCGTTCATTTTTAGGCGATGAAAAAAACGATAAGCTTTGGATATGTTCTTTTGGGCATCTGGGTTACTTACAGAACGACAAATTCCACGTTATAAAAGACAAAAACACCATTTACCCCAGAAAGATCATCAAAAGCAGAATTGGGAACTATTACTGGGTGGCAACGGCTAACGGAATTATCAAGGTTGAGAATGATAAAGTGGTTTATGATTCTAGAAACGACGGTTTTTCTGCCATGGCACTCGCAATAGAAGAAGATGACCAAGGGGACATTTGGTTCCTCACCTACAATGGTTTATGGAAATACGCCAACAAGTTGTATCAGTTTATGGGTGATATTGACCCGCTTCTTGCATACTCAGGCAGTTCGGTACTATATAACCCATATAATGAAACACTCTGGATAGGTACTAATGGTGCAGGTATAGTAATACTCGAAAAGAATGGAAAAACAAGCCAAATTTCTAAAAACGAAGGACTAATATCTAACTCTATAACACAAATAGAATTTAGAAATGGAAGATATTGGGTAGGAACTAGACAGGGCCTCTCAGTTATTACATCACATAAGGAAGGATTCAAAATACAGAACATAACTAAGTCCGACGGTATTATTAGCAATGACATATCTGCCCTGTACATAACGGACTCTTTAGCCTACATAGGCACCTCGGAAGGTCTATCTATTATCGATATTAATAAATTTAGCCCCAACACAACCCCCCCAAAGGTATACATCACTTCAATAGAAACGCCCGATAGCGCAAGCAATTTTGTTCCTGATACGCTTCCCCTAAAATATGACACTAAATATGCGCTTATTTCTTTCAACGGTATTGCATATAAAAACATGGGCCGAATCCCTTACCGATACCGTCTGCTAGGCCTGGATAGCAACTGGGTCTATACCTCATCAACCCAATGCTTGTACAGTGTCTTAAAACCAGGCAAGCTAAAATTTGAGGTTCAGGCACAGAACTCAAATGGGATTTGGGGCCCCACTAGCTCCATGCTAATTATTGTAAACTCCCCAATCTGGCAAAAAATTTGGTTTATTGCACTTTTCGCCATCATATTCAGCCTATTACTATACCTGGTTTACTACTACAGAATGTCGGAGCTTAAAAAGAGGAACGCCCTTTTAAATAACATCAACCTTTACAAACAGCAATCGTTAAGACAACAAATGAACCCGCATTTCATTTTCAATACACTGAACTCAATCCAATACTACATTCTAGAAAAAGATACCATAAGCTCGCATAAATACCTGACCAAATTTGCAAGGCTAATGAGGTTCACACTTGACAACTCATTACATTCAGCAATCCCCCTTCGTGATGAGCTAGACACATTAAAACTTTACCTAGAACTTGAAGCCCTTAGGCTTCAAGGTAAATTTACCTACACGATTGATTACGACAATAACGAATCGATACTTGAAGTGAAAATACCAACCCTAATGATACAACCCTTTGTAGAAAATGCCATTTGGCATGGCATTATGCTAAAACCTGATAAATCGGGACATGTACAAATAAACATTAGGGATATTGGAGATTCAGTGCTTTGCACAATTGAAGACGACGGAGTGGGCAGGGAATACGCTAAAAAGATACGAGAGGAGTCCAACAAAAACCATAAATCACGAGGCTTCCAAATAACCCAACAACGAATCGACCTACTCAACTCCATGTATGGCCAAAAATTTAACATTCGAATTGTCGATCTATACGACAAAAACGGGAAACCAACCGGAACCAAAGTCAGCCTCAACATTCCAAAGAACTTGGAGAACACATAG
- a CDS encoding DNA/RNA non-specific endonuclease, giving the protein MIRKVFLLLLISQSIILSLSCTNQANTPKVETKEITNISSASAIGLISILDDGGSKINSAGVCWNLTGNPSTSDYRTVNQATVGDLKVDISGLKPGTKYFVRAYATNQVGTAYGNTIEFTTKQELPKLSDINFILVDKTEAQCSASIISDGEQEIVSKGFCWSKNQEPTINDNKVESNASSSTFTCSIEGLEPGTQYYIRAFATSSSGTAYSQERTFTTSDAGPSLVDNDHLLLGNPSNATANIVDANNYLMVKSQYVLSYNNSKQTANWVAWHLNTSWMGSVPRQNDFRADETLPAEWYHVTESDFYYSQYGFDRGHMCPSADRTITIEDNSATFYMTNMVPQSPNNNQKVWADLENYCRDLAESGSELYIFSGPWGEGGTSSKGTFTVLKSGVVVPELVWKIALVIPDGNNDLYRISESTRVIAVVIPNNQECSQKPWTSYRVNVDSIENLTGYDFFTNIPTEIQDAIEAKVDNL; this is encoded by the coding sequence ATGATTCGTAAAGTATTTCTCCTACTCTTAATTAGCCAGAGTATCATTTTATCTTTGTCATGTACAAATCAAGCTAATACGCCTAAGGTTGAAACAAAAGAGATTACGAATATCAGTAGCGCTTCTGCAATAGGATTAATAAGCATTTTAGATGATGGTGGCTCAAAAATTAATAGCGCGGGTGTTTGTTGGAATCTTACTGGCAACCCCTCTACCTCCGATTACAGGACTGTAAACCAAGCAACAGTTGGCGATTTAAAAGTTGACATTTCTGGTTTAAAACCAGGCACAAAATACTTTGTTAGGGCCTATGCCACCAATCAGGTGGGAACGGCTTATGGGAATACTATCGAGTTTACAACCAAACAGGAGCTACCAAAACTTTCGGACATTAACTTCATTCTTGTAGATAAGACCGAGGCCCAATGTTCTGCCTCTATTATTAGCGATGGTGAGCAAGAGATCGTATCTAAAGGTTTTTGCTGGAGTAAAAACCAAGAACCAACGATTAACGACAACAAGGTTGAAAGTAACGCATCAAGTTCAACATTCACCTGCAGCATTGAGGGGTTAGAACCAGGCACACAATACTACATCAGAGCTTTCGCTACCAGCAGTTCAGGAACAGCTTATAGCCAGGAACGAACTTTTACCACAAGCGATGCTGGTCCTTCGTTAGTAGACAACGACCACCTCCTCCTTGGAAATCCAAGTAACGCTACTGCAAACATTGTTGATGCCAACAACTACCTAATGGTAAAAAGCCAATATGTGCTTTCATACAATAACTCAAAGCAAACAGCCAACTGGGTTGCTTGGCACCTGAACACATCGTGGATGGGAAGTGTACCCAGACAGAATGACTTTAGAGCCGACGAAACCCTACCAGCCGAGTGGTACCACGTAACCGAGTCAGACTTTTACTACTCGCAGTACGGCTTCGACCGTGGCCACATGTGTCCCAGTGCCGACCGGACCATAACCATTGAGGACAACTCGGCAACATTCTATATGACCAACATGGTGCCCCAATCACCAAATAACAACCAGAAGGTTTGGGCCGACCTGGAGAACTACTGTCGCGATTTGGCAGAATCAGGCTCTGAACTTTATATCTTTAGCGGCCCTTGGGGCGAGGGTGGTACTAGCAGCAAGGGAACATTCACGGTACTTAAATCAGGGGTGGTTGTACCTGAGCTGGTTTGGAAGATTGCCCTTGTTATCCCCGACGGGAATAATGACCTTTACCGAATTTCGGAATCCACTCGGGTTATTGCTGTAGTAATACCCAACAATCAGGAGTGCTCACAAAAGCCTTGGACATCTTACAGGGTAAACGTTGACTCAATAGAGAACCTAACCGGTTACGATTTTTTCACCAACATCCCCACAGAAATACAGGATGCCATTGAGGCTAAGGTTGATAATCTTTAA
- a CDS encoding DUF559 domain-containing protein — MREDICFLLQISTVLKKKLVIELDGTFHDYQKEYDAQRDRIMGEMGINVLRLKNEELNDIEQVLERGRGVRCQS; from the coding sequence ATGAGGGAAGATATTTGTTTTTTATTGCAGATTTCTACTGTCCTGAAAAAAAAACTTGTGATCGAATTAGATGGTACTTTTCATGATTATCAAAAAGAATATGATGCACAGAGAGACAGAATAATGGGAGAAATGGGGATTAATGTGTTGAGATTAAAAAACGAGGAGTTGAATGACATTGAACAGGTGTTGGAGAGGGGCCGGGGGGTGAGGTGTCAATCATAA
- a CDS encoding endonuclease domain-containing protein: MKKKDIIQQARELRKNQTPQEEKLWGFLRNRKLAGLKFYRQRPIIYGYEGRYLFFIADFYCPEKKTCDRIRWYFS; encoded by the coding sequence ATTAAAAAGAAGGATATTATTCAACAAGCTCGAGAACTCAGAAAGAACCAAACGCCTCAGGAAGAAAAACTTTGGGGTTTCCTACGAAATAGAAAATTAGCAGGTCTAAAGTTTTATAGACAGCGTCCGATTATATATGGGTATGAGGGAAGATATTTGTTTTTTATTGCAGATTTCTACTGTCCTGAAAAAAAAACTTGTGATCGAATTAGATGGTACTTTTCATGA
- a CDS encoding transposase translates to MNKYKPNIHHRHSIRLRGYDYSQAGAYFITICTQNRTCLFGNVVDGNMVLNDAGMVAQNCWLEIPKHFPNTTLDEFVIMPNHIHGIIVINIVGANNHSPLQCSPQQQQNHSPLHLPQQTSELFQSPSRSIGSIVRGFKIGVTKWFRQDTDVYHVWQRNYYEHIVRNDDELNAIRQYIINNPLKWRDDENFMK, encoded by the coding sequence ATGAATAAATACAAACCCAATATCCACCATCGGCATTCCATTCGTTTGCGGGGATATGATTATTCGCAGGCGGGGGCGTATTTTATCACCATTTGCACGCAAAATCGGACGTGTTTGTTTGGCAATGTGGTAGATGGTAATATGGTGTTGAATGATGCGGGGATGGTGGCACAAAATTGTTGGTTAGAAATACCAAAACATTTTCCCAATACAACATTGGATGAATTTGTAATAATGCCCAATCATATTCACGGAATCATCGTCATTAACATTGTAGGGGCGAATAATCATTCGCCCCTACAATGTTCGCCCCAACAACAACAAAATCATTCGCCCCTACATTTGCCCCAACAAACGTCGGAATTATTTCAATCACCGTCCCGTTCCATTGGTTCCATCGTTCGTGGTTTTAAAATTGGTGTTACAAAATGGTTTCGTCAGGATACGGATGTGTATCATGTTTGGCAACGCAATTATTATGAACACATCGTACGAAATGATGATGAATTAAACGCCATCCGACAATACATCATCAACAATCCATTGAAATGGCGGGATGATGAGAATTTTATGAAATAA
- a CDS encoding UvrD-helicase domain-containing protein, with protein sequence MQITDDDIKRVEKIFFPNGESFEDPNNERYNFIKCIDKSIHLQACPGSGKTTALLAKIYLLSEKMPFENNRGICVLTHTNVAIDIIKTIR encoded by the coding sequence ATGCAAATTACAGATGATGACATAAAAAGAGTTGAAAAAATATTTTTTCCAAATGGTGAATCATTTGAAGACCCTAATAATGAACGATATAACTTTATTAAATGTATTGATAAAAGCATCCATTTACAGGCCTGTCCGGGTAGTGGTAAGACAACCGCATTGTTAGCAAAAATATACCTGCTTTCAGAAAAAATGCCTTTTGAAAATAACAGAGGAATTTGTGTATTAACTCATACCAATGTTGCCATAGATATAATAAAAACAATTAGGTAA